CCGTTCGTTATTTTGACAGTTAATAAAAAGTAACGGCAAAACGATTATGGCGATTAGTTTTTTCATTTTTTGTAAATTAATGACAACGGTCTGAGCTATGAACAGTACGGGAGCAAACTATCGTTTGCATTCCGCGACGCACATAGCGAAATCTTTTTGTTTTGTTTTTTCTTTTTTGGTGTCAAAAGCGAAATCCCAAAGATTTCGCGACCTCATAAATATACACAGACCTTTCGTTTAAGCCCGAAACCCGTATTGTTTATAGGTGTTGTTGTACGCTGGCATTTCCGTCCGAGTGTATTATTTACTTACTTTTTAATTTTTCCGCTATCTCGTCATAATATTCCTGCGTTACTACTTCAGTCCAAGAAGTTGGTTGTCCACCACCATATAAAGCCAAATACGTTACATCACTAAACTTGGTAGATGAATGCCAATGTTCGATGTCTTTTTCACATTTAATTACATCTCCTTCTTTCAAAATAACAGGCTCATTTCCTCTCTCCTGATAATAGGCTTCTCCATCTACAATTATTAAGACTTGCGCCGTTCCATGTTTATGCCAGTCCAAGGTTGAGTTTGCTTTAAAAGTTGCTTTTGTAATGTTATAACCCAATTCCTCATCATCGTGAATAATTGCATTCAACCAAGCTTCTCCGATATAATGAGTATTTGGCGCTTTTGTTCCATCTGTTAAATATGAGGATATCTTGTAATCTGAATTTTGGGAAAATACGGATACAGAGGTTAAAACTAATAGGAGGAAAATTGATTTTTTCATTTTCTTGATATTTAAATATTTCTTGTTTGTTCCGATTTTCATGCTTGCGTACAACGTTTATGTATAAGATTAGTGGCGTGTTTAAGCACCTAATTTAGCAAATAAACACCAGATAGAAAATCCGCAAGGATTTTCGTAAGTAGGCGAGAACTAGCCATTAATTTTATACGGTGTTGGCAACTGGCTTTTCTTATTCACGATTAAATACTTGATTATAATATTCGTTCAATAATCCTTTTCCGCTATGTTTTGTTTTTAAAATCAGTTTTGATTCAGCACAAGCCTTTTTATATAAACTCTGTTCTTTGTCATTCAGACTCTTTGAACCTAAATAAACCATTTTGTAAATCGGGTTAGATTGTTCTAATTCAAACGCTTTTTTCAGCATTTCTTTCCCTTTAATTTCCAATTCCTCGTAATCTCCAAACTCGTAAGGGAAAATAGAAATTGTATATCCAGCAATAAAATTAAATTCAGCTAATTCCGAGTATTTTTTCAGTCCGTTTTTTAATTCGGATTCCAATTCGGTTCGTAAGTCAATATCTTTTTTAAAAAGTCCGTTCACATCTTCAAGCATA
The sequence above is drawn from the Cellulophaga sp. Hel_I_12 genome and encodes:
- a CDS encoding cupin domain-containing protein; this translates as MKKSIFLLLVLTSVSVFSQNSDYKISSYLTDGTKAPNTHYIGEAWLNAIIHDDEELGYNITKATFKANSTLDWHKHGTAQVLIIVDGEAYYQERGNEPVILKEGDVIKCEKDIEHWHSSTKFSDVTYLALYGGGQPTSWTEVVTQEYYDEIAEKLKSK